A genomic window from Streptomyces sp. NBC_01429 includes:
- a CDS encoding PTS transporter subunit EIIC, whose translation MSADSAATPHPGPAHRAGRSGPGGRWWNGLFQGLQKIGRSLQLPVAVLPAAGLLVSLGNLFAAYLHGAFWDKTAKVFSLGGTAILDGAFGLPLLFCIGVAIGFAKKADGSTALAAVVGFLVFHGVLAAFPIGGSVTKELPEGTPQNPGVLGGILIGLLTAVVWQRFHRTRLVDWLGFFNGRRLVPILMAFICVILGVLFGLLWQPVGDALTSFAKQLISLGAWGAGIFGVANRLLIPIGMHQFLNTFFWFQAGSFTKPDGTVVQGDLTRFFAGDPSAGQFMSGFFPIMMFGLPAAALAIAHCARPEHRKRVAGLMLSVALTSFVTGVTEPLEFSFMFAAPLLYGAHALLTGASMAITWALGVHAGFSFSAGLIDYVVNWHLDTKPWLIIPIGLCFAVVYYAVFRFAITRFDIPTPGREPEELEEEVEQQNTKA comes from the coding sequence ATGAGCGCCGACAGCGCGGCAACTCCGCACCCCGGACCGGCGCACCGGGCGGGGCGGTCCGGACCGGGCGGGCGCTGGTGGAACGGGCTGTTCCAGGGGCTCCAGAAGATCGGCCGCAGTCTCCAGCTGCCGGTGGCGGTCCTGCCCGCCGCGGGGCTGCTGGTCAGCCTGGGGAATCTGTTCGCCGCCTATCTGCACGGCGCCTTCTGGGACAAGACGGCGAAGGTGTTCAGCCTGGGCGGGACGGCCATCCTGGACGGGGCGTTCGGGCTGCCGCTGCTGTTCTGCATCGGGGTGGCGATCGGATTCGCGAAGAAGGCGGACGGCTCCACCGCGCTCGCCGCGGTCGTCGGCTTCCTCGTCTTCCACGGCGTGCTGGCCGCCTTCCCGATCGGCGGCTCGGTGACGAAGGAGCTGCCGGAGGGCACCCCGCAGAACCCGGGCGTGCTGGGCGGCATCCTGATCGGGCTGCTGACGGCGGTGGTCTGGCAGCGGTTCCACCGTACGAGGCTGGTCGACTGGCTGGGCTTCTTCAACGGCCGCAGGCTGGTGCCGATCCTGATGGCCTTCATCTGCGTGATCCTCGGGGTGCTGTTCGGGCTGCTGTGGCAGCCCGTGGGCGACGCGCTGACGTCGTTCGCGAAACAGCTGATCAGCCTGGGCGCCTGGGGCGCGGGGATCTTCGGTGTCGCCAACCGGCTGCTGATCCCGATCGGGATGCACCAGTTCCTGAACACCTTCTTCTGGTTCCAGGCGGGTTCGTTCACCAAGCCGGACGGCACGGTCGTCCAGGGCGACCTGACCCGGTTCTTCGCCGGGGACCCGTCGGCGGGCCAGTTCATGTCCGGCTTCTTCCCGATCATGATGTTCGGCCTGCCGGCCGCCGCGCTCGCCATCGCGCACTGCGCGCGCCCCGAGCACCGCAAGCGGGTGGCGGGGCTGATGCTCTCGGTGGCGCTGACCTCGTTCGTCACCGGGGTGACGGAGCCGCTGGAGTTCTCCTTCATGTTCGCGGCGCCGCTGCTGTACGGGGCGCACGCGCTGCTGACCGGGGCGTCGATGGCGATCACCTGGGCGCTGGGGGTGCACGCGGGCTTCAGTTTCTCGGCCGGCCTGATCGACTACGTGGTGAACTGGCATCTCGACACCAAGCCCTGGCTGATCATCCCGATCGGGCTCTGCTTCGCGGTGGTGTACTACGCGGTCTTCCGCTTCGCGATCACCAGATTCGACATCCCGACGCCCGGGCGCGAGCCCGAGGAGCTGGAGGAGGAGGTCGAACAGCAGAACACCAAGGCGTAG